The following proteins are co-located in the Pedobacter sp. FW305-3-2-15-E-R2A2 genome:
- the rhaT gene encoding L-rhamnose/proton symporter RhaT, translated as MQVILGVIFHFTGGFASGSFYIPYKKVKGWAWESYWIVGGLFSWLIIPPLAAYLTIADFPAIIAATHGKILLLTYFFGVLWGIGGLTYGLGVRYLGVSLGSSIILGLCSVFGALIPSIYYNFEPKAGKDSFSDMLNSQWGQMVLLGLLICVLGIIICGKAGGMKEKDLIAAGKTDPSNKEYKLGLGLILSFVSGILSACFAFGIDAGKDMAHQANEIWKSTHPNEGEFLFQNNVTYILILWGGLTTNLIWCMVLNFRNKTFKDYTNKNTPLLANYAFSALAGTTWFLQFFFYGMGESKLGNGASSWILHMAFIILVANVWGLVLKEWTGVKRKTLTTVILGITIIILSVVIVGYGNSIK; from the coding sequence ATGCAGGTAATTCTCGGTGTCATTTTCCATTTTACAGGAGGTTTTGCCTCAGGTAGCTTTTACATTCCTTATAAAAAAGTGAAGGGCTGGGCCTGGGAAAGTTACTGGATTGTAGGCGGGCTTTTTTCCTGGCTCATCATCCCTCCCCTTGCTGCGTACCTGACGATCGCAGATTTCCCGGCCATCATTGCCGCAACTCATGGAAAAATCCTACTCCTTACCTATTTTTTTGGTGTCTTATGGGGCATAGGCGGACTAACCTACGGATTGGGGGTGAGGTACCTGGGCGTTTCGCTTGGCAGCTCCATCATCCTTGGTTTATGCTCTGTTTTTGGCGCACTGATTCCTTCTATTTATTATAACTTCGAGCCTAAAGCCGGAAAAGACAGCTTCAGCGATATGCTGAACAGCCAATGGGGACAAATGGTCTTGCTGGGACTGTTGATTTGCGTTCTGGGCATCATCATTTGCGGTAAAGCCGGAGGAATGAAAGAAAAAGACCTCATCGCTGCCGGAAAAACTGACCCTTCCAATAAAGAATATAAGCTGGGTTTGGGCTTGATCTTATCCTTTGTATCCGGAATACTCAGTGCCTGCTTTGCCTTTGGCATCGATGCAGGTAAAGACATGGCCCATCAGGCCAATGAAATCTGGAAAAGTACACATCCCAATGAGGGAGAATTCCTTTTCCAGAACAACGTGACCTATATCCTCATTTTATGGGGTGGATTAACTACTAATCTGATCTGGTGCATGGTACTGAACTTCCGCAATAAAACCTTTAAAGATTATACGAATAAAAACACTCCACTGCTGGCAAATTATGCCTTTTCGGCACTGGCCGGTACCACCTGGTTTTTACAATTCTTTTTCTATGGAATGGGAGAAAGTAAACTCGGAAACGGCGCCAGCTCCTGGATCCTGCACATGGCATTTATTATTCTTGTCGCCAATGTATGGGGCCTGGTGCTCAAAGAATGGACGGGAGTAAAAAGAAAAACCCTGACGACGGTCATCCTGGGAATAACGATCATTATCTTGTCTGTAGTGATCGTCGGATATGGAAATTCTATCAAATAA
- a CDS encoding GntR family transcriptional regulator has protein sequence MKTETFFDFIHVDEYSATPKYLQLSDAIIKSVELGKLKKEALLPSINELSYKLEISRDTAEKGYKYLKSIGVINSVPGKGYYISSTDVKRKLKVFLLFNKLSAHKKIVYDAFINALGDDVSVDFYIYNNDLTLFKRFLSNKKEDYTHYVIIPHFMEGEEYAKEIINAIPKSKLILLDKLIPGIDGDFGAVYENFEKNIYEALEQALKPLSKYHTLKIIFPEPGYFPNEILDGFHRFCQQYAFSHQVVSDISTEPINEGEVFINLMEDDLVILLERMIDMNYKIGKNVGVISYNETPLKKILLDGITTISTDFKFMGAVAAELIHDQSRRHIEIPFYYTKRASL, from the coding sequence ATGAAAACCGAAACTTTTTTTGATTTCATCCATGTTGATGAGTATTCCGCAACGCCTAAATACCTCCAGCTTTCAGACGCCATCATTAAATCTGTTGAGCTTGGAAAGTTAAAAAAAGAGGCCCTGCTCCCATCCATAAATGAATTAAGCTATAAACTGGAGATCTCCAGAGATACCGCGGAAAAGGGTTATAAATACCTGAAGTCTATCGGAGTGATCAACTCGGTTCCAGGCAAAGGGTATTACATCAGCAGTACCGATGTAAAGAGAAAGTTAAAGGTATTTTTGCTGTTCAATAAACTCAGCGCCCATAAAAAAATAGTATACGATGCTTTCATCAATGCACTGGGCGATGATGTATCTGTAGATTTTTACATCTATAACAATGATCTGACACTTTTTAAGCGCTTTCTAAGCAATAAAAAGGAGGACTATACCCATTACGTCATCATTCCTCATTTTATGGAGGGAGAAGAATATGCAAAGGAAATCATCAATGCCATTCCGAAATCAAAACTGATCTTACTGGATAAACTCATTCCTGGTATTGACGGTGATTTTGGTGCAGTGTATGAAAACTTTGAAAAGAATATTTATGAGGCATTGGAGCAGGCTTTGAAACCTTTGAGTAAATACCACACCTTGAAGATCATTTTTCCGGAGCCCGGTTATTTCCCCAATGAAATTCTGGATGGATTTCACCGTTTTTGTCAGCAGTACGCCTTTTCCCATCAGGTGGTTAGCGATATTTCTACCGAACCGATCAATGAAGGAGAAGTATTTATCAATTTAATGGAAGATGACCTTGTTATTTTGCTGGAACGAATGATCGATATGAACTATAAGATCGGCAAAAACGTAGGTGTCATCTCCTACAACGAAACTCCATTGAAAAAGATCTTGTTAGATGGCATCACGACCATCTCTACCGATTTCAAATTTATGGGCGCTGTAGCTGCAGAACTGATACATGATCAATCAAGAAGACATATAGAAATTCCTTTTTATTATACCAAAAGAGCTTCCTTATAA
- a CDS encoding helix-turn-helix domain-containing protein, translating into MLHIIGIIISLFLSTLLFTKKGKSKADGILAIWLFLIAIHLISYYLRISGDFFKFPYFLGLEIPMPLFHGPFLYLYTVSLTDTRIRKLHWFFHFIPVILGYMILSHFFLLSSAEKIQVYQNQGIGYTTLTTIIRFAILLSGLSYVGMCLLLLHRHRKNIPERFSALEKIDLNWLTYLIIGLGIIWLSVLFGNDISTFTLVDIFILFIGYFGVKQVGIFTNKVLPQTAEVVEAQDDPDKIKYQKSSLGEAALLEIHGRLQQLMKEEKLFKDPEIKLTELAQRLNVHAHALSQVINTMEHRNFYDYINDQRVDEFKAIVILPENQRYTLLFLAFEVGFNSKSSFNRNFKKSTGLAPTLYLKQQKIHLQDL; encoded by the coding sequence ATGCTGCACATTATAGGAATCATCATTTCCTTATTTCTTTCGACGCTTCTGTTTACTAAAAAAGGTAAATCTAAAGCCGACGGAATTCTGGCCATCTGGTTGTTCTTAATCGCTATTCACTTAATTTCCTACTACCTGCGGATCTCCGGAGATTTTTTTAAATTTCCTTATTTTCTTGGTCTGGAGATTCCCATGCCACTCTTTCATGGTCCTTTTCTGTATTTGTACACGGTATCGCTGACCGATACCAGGATCAGGAAATTACATTGGTTCTTTCATTTTATTCCGGTAATTCTGGGATATATGATCTTATCCCATTTTTTTCTTTTATCGTCAGCAGAGAAAATTCAGGTCTATCAAAATCAGGGAATTGGCTATACTACCCTGACCACAATCATACGGTTTGCCATCCTTTTGTCTGGTTTAAGCTATGTGGGGATGTGTTTGTTGCTATTACACCGGCATCGTAAAAATATACCTGAACGATTCTCTGCGCTGGAGAAGATTGATTTGAACTGGTTGACTTACCTGATCATTGGATTAGGTATCATTTGGTTGTCCGTACTCTTTGGAAATGATATTTCTACCTTCACATTAGTGGATATATTCATTCTGTTTATCGGATATTTTGGAGTGAAACAGGTGGGCATCTTTACCAATAAAGTGCTGCCCCAGACAGCAGAAGTGGTAGAAGCGCAGGATGATCCTGATAAAATAAAATACCAGAAATCCAGTCTGGGAGAAGCCGCTTTATTAGAGATACATGGACGCTTACAACAATTAATGAAGGAAGAAAAACTCTTCAAAGATCCTGAAATAAAATTGACTGAACTGGCCCAGCGACTAAACGTACATGCTCATGCTTTATCTCAGGTGATTAATACGATGGAGCATAGAAATTTTTACGATTACATCAACGACCAGCGGGTCGATGAGTTTAAAGCAATCGTTATTTTGCCGGAGAACCAAAGATATACTTTACTTTTTCTGGCCTTCGAAGTAGGCTTCAACTCCAAATCTTCCTTCAACAGGAACTTTAAAAAATCTACAGGACTGGCGCCAACTCTTTATCTGAAACAGCAGAAAATACACTTACAAGACCTTTAG
- a CDS encoding DUF2306 domain-containing protein: MRKKILWVLFAVLSVVFGLYPVKYFLITRKPEVIGAKPDFLMVHVLWDYVFYTHIILGGIALLIGWIQFHSKHRNQHLMLHRKIGKVYVVSVLLSAVSSLYIAMFVVGGFWSAFGFICLGIIWFYTTLRAYLSIRNRNLEQHRRMMIYSYALCFAAVTLRLWLPLLIVVIGDYTTAYMIVAWWAWIPNLIVAFFLARRVN, translated from the coding sequence ATGAGAAAAAAGATTTTATGGGTTTTATTCGCGGTTTTGTCCGTAGTTTTTGGATTGTATCCAGTCAAGTATTTTCTGATCACCAGAAAACCGGAGGTGATTGGAGCAAAGCCGGATTTCCTGATGGTGCATGTCCTCTGGGACTATGTATTTTATACCCATATCATTCTTGGCGGAATTGCCTTGTTGATTGGCTGGATCCAATTCCATTCAAAACATCGAAATCAACACCTGATGCTGCACCGGAAAATAGGGAAAGTGTACGTAGTATCGGTGTTATTAAGTGCGGTTTCAAGTCTTTATATCGCGATGTTTGTCGTGGGAGGCTTTTGGTCGGCTTTCGGCTTTATCTGTCTCGGAATCATCTGGTTTTATACGACACTCAGGGCTTACCTGAGCATCAGGAATAGAAATCTGGAACAACATCGGAGAATGATGATCTATAGCTATGCACTTTGCTTTGCAGCAGTCACGCTAAGATTGTGGTTACCGCTGCTGATAGTCGTCATTGGCGATTATACAACCGCTTATATGATAGTGGCCTGGTGGGCCTGGATTCCAAATTTGATCGTTGCTTTTTTCCTGGCAAGGCGGGTAAATTAA
- the chrA gene encoding chromate efflux transporter — protein sequence MNTLNDPIEKPNVLTYLFFTFLKIGCVSFGGHMALIAVVEKEMIEKDGRISREELLNAVSIASLLPRPLAVNVVAYIGYHLQRKSGLAVSMLGVLLPACMLMYVLSWCYFNYIHVKGLSGIMVYTVAAVSAIILSTGLNIFLKEVKGNYSKLALCLLSIALLSFVKGYFIILLLMLIGGLSGIAFKLGQGNSMAVDPGFKWKKLNLGAKAGLTALALLYLSFISGIYKFGDQILVKIIAVFSGVSLSLFGGGYVMIPIMQSLFVTELKWLSNQEFIDSIAFSQLTPGPILVSAFFTGYKLAGIAGALLATTAIFLPSAILMIIAAKIFKENVDSLLMKNALAGIKPVVVGMILVSAIKLFLSVAYTPLSIVLSLAAFILSFRFKFNPVYLILMALMLGVLLHFHTNFKTI from the coding sequence ATGAATACCCTTAACGATCCGATAGAGAAGCCTAACGTTTTAACTTATCTTTTCTTTACTTTCCTGAAAATCGGATGTGTTTCCTTTGGGGGCCACATGGCTTTAATCGCTGTGGTTGAGAAAGAAATGATAGAGAAAGATGGACGTATCAGTCGCGAGGAACTTTTAAATGCGGTAAGCATAGCCAGTTTATTGCCCAGACCTTTAGCAGTCAACGTGGTGGCCTATATCGGTTATCACCTGCAGCGTAAATCCGGACTTGCAGTGAGCATGCTGGGCGTATTACTACCGGCATGTATGCTAATGTATGTGCTTTCCTGGTGTTATTTCAACTATATCCATGTAAAAGGCCTATCGGGTATTATGGTCTATACCGTAGCCGCAGTAAGTGCCATTATACTGAGCACAGGCTTAAATATCTTCTTAAAGGAAGTAAAGGGCAACTATAGCAAATTGGCTTTATGCCTGCTTTCTATAGCGCTGCTTTCTTTTGTAAAAGGATATTTCATTATTCTGCTGTTGATGTTGATTGGAGGGCTAAGCGGGATCGCATTTAAGCTTGGACAGGGCAACTCAATGGCAGTTGATCCCGGTTTTAAATGGAAGAAATTAAATCTTGGTGCCAAAGCAGGCCTAACTGCACTTGCGCTTTTGTACCTGTCTTTTATCTCGGGTATTTACAAATTTGGAGACCAGATTCTGGTAAAGATCATTGCGGTGTTTTCCGGCGTTAGCTTATCTCTTTTTGGAGGAGGCTATGTCATGATCCCGATCATGCAATCTCTTTTTGTTACAGAATTAAAGTGGCTAAGCAATCAGGAATTTATAGACAGTATCGCCTTTAGTCAGCTTACTCCGGGACCGATCCTGGTGAGCGCCTTTTTTACAGGATATAAACTGGCAGGCATTGCCGGAGCATTATTGGCAACTACCGCCATCTTTTTACCGTCGGCTATTCTGATGATCATTGCTGCGAAGATATTCAAGGAAAATGTAGATTCTTTGCTGATGAAAAATGCATTGGCAGGTATCAAACCGGTGGTGGTTGGGATGATCCTCGTCTCGGCCATCAAGCTATTCCTTTCTGTGGCCTATACACCACTGAGCATTGTCTTATCTCTGGCTGCTTTTATATTAAGTTTCCGGTTTAAATTTAATCCGGTATACTTAATCCTGATGGCCTTGATGCTGGGAGTATTGCTTCATTTTCATACAAATTTTAAAACCATCTAA
- a CDS encoding sulfotransferase — MLNNGIQIIGTQRSGSNLLRVILDQSAEIASPHPPHILVTFMPLLDSYGTLDALAYRRLVKDVVAYVHVNPVPWDGVVLDEEQLFDQSETYHLFTLNRLIYEQAAIAKNARYWCCKSMSNVHYATEMEAFGLRPKYIFLYRDGRDVACSFKKAIVGEKHIYHLAQQWKKDQEACIRLREILPADRFFSLNYESLITTPEAEIRKLCLFLDIEYQSDMLQFHDSKTSKQTAAAGEMWSNLEKPIISNNTGKFLKEFKGDDLNIFELVAGAVLTALHYERFAPQADPGLIAEDRLNEYDRENGILKQEALAMARASDLENRAPQLEILKEIKSRKVS; from the coding sequence ATGTTAAATAATGGAATACAAATCATAGGAACCCAAAGGTCGGGATCTAATCTGTTAAGGGTGATTCTGGATCAGTCTGCGGAGATTGCCTCACCGCATCCACCGCATATCCTCGTTACTTTTATGCCACTGTTGGATTCCTATGGAACCTTAGACGCCCTTGCTTACCGCAGGCTGGTAAAAGATGTGGTCGCTTATGTCCATGTCAATCCGGTACCCTGGGATGGAGTGGTTCTGGATGAAGAACAGCTTTTTGATCAGTCTGAGACTTACCATTTATTTACTTTAAACAGGTTGATTTATGAACAGGCAGCCATCGCTAAAAATGCAAGATACTGGTGTTGTAAAAGCATGTCCAATGTACATTATGCAACAGAGATGGAGGCTTTTGGACTTCGTCCGAAATATATTTTTCTGTATAGAGACGGCAGGGATGTAGCCTGTTCTTTTAAAAAAGCCATTGTGGGGGAGAAACACATTTATCACCTTGCACAGCAATGGAAGAAAGACCAGGAAGCTTGTATCCGCTTAAGGGAAATTTTGCCGGCTGATCGTTTCTTTTCGCTCAATTATGAAAGCCTGATTACCACACCTGAAGCAGAGATCCGCAAACTTTGTCTGTTTCTGGACATTGAATACCAGTCGGACATGTTACAGTTTCACGATTCCAAAACCTCAAAGCAGACTGCCGCAGCTGGCGAGATGTGGAGTAACCTGGAAAAGCCCATTATCAGTAACAATACCGGGAAGTTCTTAAAAGAATTTAAAGGAGACGATCTCAATATTTTTGAGCTCGTTGCCGGAGCAGTACTAACCGCACTCCATTATGAAAGGTTCGCTCCGCAAGCAGACCCCGGCCTAATTGCGGAGGATCGCCTGAACGAATATGACAGAGAAAATGGCATTTTAAAGCAGGAAGCGCTGGCCATGGCCAGAGCAAGTGACCTGGAAAACAGGGCGCCTCAATTAGAAATCCTCAAAGAAATAAAATCAAGAAAAGTATCATAG
- the cysQ gene encoding 3'(2'),5'-bisphosphate nucleotidase CysQ, with product MNKINIAPILDIAVEAGQGILKVYHDPAQDFRITSKKDNSPLTAADQVAHEIIMKGLTSLHPDIPVLSEEGADIPYEIRKDWPVYWCVDPLDGTKEFISRNGEFTVNIALMVNNEPVMGVIYSPVLNVIYYGSLEEGSFKMIPGADPERIFVSKETSNWKAIGSRSHADPEEEEVLKEFPVTDKLSIGSSLKFCFIAEGKAHIYYRKGPTMEWDTAAGQAIAVSAGAIMLNNLKEKFCYNKPALLNPGFFCYRS from the coding sequence ATGAATAAGATAAACATAGCACCAATATTAGATATCGCGGTCGAGGCAGGTCAGGGAATTTTGAAAGTTTACCATGATCCTGCACAGGATTTCCGGATTACTTCAAAAAAAGACAATTCTCCTTTAACCGCTGCAGATCAGGTTGCACATGAGATCATCATGAAAGGATTGACCAGCCTGCATCCGGACATTCCGGTATTGTCCGAAGAAGGAGCAGATATTCCTTATGAAATTAGAAAAGACTGGCCGGTTTACTGGTGCGTAGATCCCCTGGACGGAACAAAGGAGTTTATTAGCCGCAATGGAGAGTTTACCGTAAACATTGCTTTGATGGTCAATAATGAACCGGTGATGGGCGTGATCTATAGTCCGGTATTAAATGTGATTTATTATGGAAGTCTGGAGGAGGGGAGTTTTAAAATGATACCTGGAGCAGATCCAGAACGTATTTTTGTGAGCAAGGAAACCAGCAACTGGAAGGCGATAGGCAGTCGTTCCCATGCGGACCCGGAGGAAGAGGAAGTACTGAAGGAATTCCCGGTAACGGATAAGCTTTCTATCGGAAGTTCCCTGAAATTTTGCTTCATTGCCGAAGGTAAAGCGCATATTTATTATAGAAAAGGACCCACCATGGAATGGGATACTGCTGCCGGACAAGCCATCGCAGTCAGTGCCGGAGCCATCATGCTGAACAATTTAAAAGAGAAGTTCTGTTACAATAAACCTGCTCTTTTAAATCCAGGATTCTTTTGTTACCGCAGCTAG
- the cysC gene encoding adenylyl-sulfate kinase — protein MKLTTPKGTVIWMLGLSGAGKSTISNLLEAQFQTENIFSIQLDGDELRKGLNKNLGFSMEDRAENIRRAAETARIMAAKGVVVICSFITPLNAHRAIAREILGEMYFEVFIDCPLAVCQERDVKGLYKMAGNNTIKNFTGVSSAFEKPENADLVLLTEDQTAQQCCDHLYAAVSSRITNLQLI, from the coding sequence ATGAAATTAACGACACCAAAAGGAACGGTCATCTGGATGCTCGGGTTGTCCGGAGCAGGAAAAAGCACCATCTCAAATTTACTGGAAGCCCAGTTTCAAACAGAAAACATCTTTTCCATACAGCTGGATGGTGATGAACTGAGGAAAGGTTTAAATAAAAACCTTGGTTTCAGCATGGAAGACCGTGCAGAAAACATCAGAAGAGCCGCTGAAACTGCCAGAATTATGGCTGCTAAAGGTGTCGTTGTGATCTGTTCCTTTATTACTCCTTTAAATGCGCACCGGGCAATAGCCAGGGAAATACTGGGAGAAATGTATTTTGAAGTTTTTATAGATTGTCCACTCGCTGTTTGTCAGGAAAGGGATGTAAAAGGGCTTTATAAAATGGCCGGGAACAACACCATTAAGAATTTCACAGGGGTCAGCTCCGCTTTTGAAAAACCAGAAAATGCAGACCTCGTATTACTTACTGAAGATCAGACGGCGCAACAATGCTGCGATCATTTATATGCTGCTGTAAGTTCAAGAATCACCAATCTGCAATTGATCTAG